The following proteins come from a genomic window of Armatimonadota bacterium:
- a CDS encoding carbohydrate ABC transporter permease — MKHAKTALSYTLMIALAVFLMAPFVWMVLVSLHESRTAIPTLDNLIPAKFHWENYTTVLIRSEIPVGRFFFNSMFVSTCVVLGQLLVCSLAAYAFARLRFKGRDAIFIAFLLSMMFAGPVTQIPVYLMLRNFGWLDTYLALIVPGVSSAFAIFLLRQFFIQIPIELDEAARLDGAGEFKIYWRLIMPMSKAALATAGVFTFIGVWTDFFWPLLATDSLHMRTLEVGLSIFKNSYGATNWPLQMTAAVIVMLPILVVFVVLQRYFVKGITMGSIK; from the coding sequence GTGAAGCACGCGAAGACTGCACTGAGCTACACCCTGATGATCGCGCTCGCCGTGTTCCTCATGGCGCCGTTCGTCTGGATGGTGCTGGTCAGCCTGCACGAGAGCCGCACGGCGATCCCGACGCTCGACAACCTCATCCCCGCAAAGTTCCACTGGGAGAACTACACGACGGTGCTGATCCGTTCGGAGATCCCGGTCGGGCGGTTTTTTTTCAACTCGATGTTCGTATCGACGTGCGTGGTGCTGGGCCAGTTGCTCGTGTGCAGTCTCGCGGCGTACGCGTTCGCAAGACTGCGGTTCAAGGGTCGCGATGCGATCTTCATCGCGTTCCTGCTCAGCATGATGTTCGCCGGGCCGGTGACGCAGATTCCGGTCTATCTGATGCTGCGAAACTTCGGCTGGCTCGACACTTATCTCGCGCTGATCGTTCCGGGGGTGAGCAGCGCGTTCGCCATCTTTCTGCTACGGCAGTTCTTCATTCAGATACCGATAGAGCTGGACGAAGCCGCGCGGCTCGACGGGGCAGGCGAGTTCAAGATTTACTGGCGTCTGATCATGCCGATGAGCAAGGCGGCGCTGGCGACCGCGGGCGTGTTCACCTTCATCGGCGTTTGGACCGACTTCTTCTGGCCGCTGCTCGCGACCGACAGCCTCCACATGCGCACGCTCGAGGTCGGGCTGAGTATCTTCAAGAACAGTTACGGCGCGACGAACTGGCCGCTGCAGATGACTGCGGCCGTCATCGTCATGCTTCCGATTCTCGTCGTGTTCGTCGTGCTGCAGCGGTACTTCGTCAAGGGGATCACGATGGGCAGCATCAAGTGA